Proteins encoded by one window of Paenibacillus urinalis:
- the efp gene encoding elongation factor P, whose amino-acid sequence MISVNDFKTGLTVEVDGDIFTVLDFQHVKPGKGAAFVRSKLKNLRNGNTVERTFRAGETIGRAQIDNRGVSYLYASGDEHTFMDNETYDQFTLTSDQLEWELNFLKENMNVNIISYQGEILGINLPNSVELKVVETEPGIKGNTATGATKNAKVETGLNVQVPLFINEGDVLIIDTREGKYNSRA is encoded by the coding sequence GTGATTTCAGTAAACGATTTTAAAACAGGCTTGACAGTAGAGGTTGACGGAGATATCTTTACGGTTCTTGATTTCCAACACGTTAAACCAGGTAAAGGCGCGGCTTTTGTTCGCTCTAAACTTAAAAACCTGCGTAACGGCAACACGGTAGAGAGAACCTTCCGCGCGGGTGAAACGATTGGACGCGCTCAAATCGATAACCGCGGCGTATCTTACCTCTATGCAAGCGGTGATGAGCATACCTTCATGGATAACGAAACTTACGATCAATTTACATTGACTAGCGATCAGCTCGAGTGGGAACTGAACTTCCTCAAAGAGAACATGAACGTGAACATCATCAGCTACCAAGGAGAGATCCTGGGTATTAACCTGCCTAACTCTGTAGAGCTGAAAGTTGTTGAAACTGAGCCTGGAATCAAAGGTAATACAGCAACAGGTGCTACCAAAAATGCAAAAGTGGAAACGGGTCTGAATGTGCAGGTTCCTCTTTTCATTAACGAAGGCGATGTTCTGATCATCGATACTCGCGAAGGTAAATACAACTCCCGCGCGTAA
- a CDS encoding M24 family metallopeptidase translates to MGNNRVLKLRKAMQESQLEAFLVTSPINRRYMTGFTGSAGYVLITREQAYLLTDFRYMTQAPQQAAGYTVVEHAAKPMSTVKELLDKEGIKSLGFEQDVVTFSTYGVYSEQLKPVSLVPVSGLVEKLRIYKDENEIAIMQRAADLADSTFSHIQNVIKPGMTEREVDLEMEFFMRKNGASSSSFDTIVASGERSAMPHGVASNKVIETSDFVTFDFGALLDGYCSDLTRTIAIGNPAAKLLEIYDIVLEAQLHTLEHIKPGMTGREADALARDVITKYGYGDQFGHSTGHGLGMEVHESPRLSKLSDDILQPGMVVTVEPGIYLPGIGGVRIEDDVVITESGIRLLTHSNKELLKL, encoded by the coding sequence ATGGGGAACAACCGAGTGTTGAAATTGCGTAAAGCGATGCAAGAGTCTCAGCTGGAAGCGTTCTTGGTCACCAGTCCTATTAATAGACGATACATGACCGGATTCACGGGTTCAGCAGGGTACGTATTGATTACGCGAGAACAAGCCTATTTGCTTACGGATTTCCGTTACATGACACAAGCTCCTCAGCAGGCGGCAGGCTACACGGTAGTGGAACATGCAGCCAAGCCGATGAGTACGGTTAAAGAGCTCCTGGATAAAGAGGGCATCAAGTCTCTGGGGTTTGAGCAGGATGTCGTCACTTTCTCTACGTATGGGGTTTATTCAGAGCAATTGAAGCCCGTGTCTCTCGTGCCTGTCAGCGGCCTGGTGGAGAAGCTGCGGATTTACAAGGATGAGAACGAGATTGCCATCATGCAGCGTGCTGCGGACTTGGCTGACTCGACTTTTTCGCATATCCAGAATGTGATCAAGCCGGGAATGACAGAGCGTGAAGTAGATCTGGAAATGGAATTCTTCATGCGCAAAAATGGTGCTTCATCATCTTCGTTCGATACGATCGTAGCTTCTGGCGAACGTTCGGCAATGCCGCATGGGGTTGCCAGTAACAAAGTGATTGAAACGTCAGACTTTGTTACGTTTGATTTTGGAGCGCTGCTAGACGGATATTGTTCAGATTTGACACGGACCATTGCAATCGGCAATCCTGCAGCTAAGCTGCTGGAGATTTACGATATTGTATTGGAAGCCCAATTACATACTTTGGAACATATTAAGCCGGGTATGACAGGAAGAGAAGCAGATGCTCTCGCAAGAGATGTGATTACGAAATACGGCTATGGAGACCAGTTTGGCCACAGTACCGGACATGGTCTAGGCATGGAGGTTCATGAATCTCCTAGGCTGTCCAAGCTGAGCGATGATATTCTTCAGCCTGGTATGGTCGTTACCGTGGAGCCGGGTATTTACCTGCCTGGAATCGGCGGTGTACGAATTGAGGATGATGTCGTGATTACAGAATCAGGGATTCGCCTGCTCACGCATTCCAACAAAGAACTTTTGAAGCTGTAA
- the aroQ gene encoding type II 3-dehydroquinate dehydratase, with amino-acid sequence MKRILVMNGPNLNMLGVREPGIYGKQNLQCIEEMLRAQAEKLSVSITFYQSNHEGELIDRIHASLGEVDGILLNAGAFTHYSYAIRDALSTVKIPTIELHLSNIHARESFRHTSVIAAVTIGQISGFGAYSYEHALNAMYRYLETQDASMD; translated from the coding sequence ATGAAACGGATTCTGGTTATGAACGGCCCGAACCTGAATATGCTTGGTGTGCGTGAGCCTGGTATTTATGGTAAGCAAAATCTTCAATGCATTGAAGAAATGCTTCGTGCTCAGGCGGAGAAGCTTTCCGTATCCATTACTTTTTATCAATCGAATCATGAAGGAGAACTTATCGACCGAATTCATGCTTCCTTGGGGGAAGTTGACGGAATATTGCTTAATGCAGGTGCCTTTACTCACTACAGCTATGCTATTCGTGACGCTTTGAGCACAGTTAAAATTCCTACCATCGAACTTCATCTGTCTAATATTCATGCGCGGGAGTCTTTCCGGCATACGTCGGTCATTGCAGCGGTAACGATTGGTCAAATTTCTGGCTTCGGAGCTTACAGCTATGAACATGCCCTAAACGCGATGTATCGCTATTTGGAGACACAAGACGCTTCGATGGATTGA
- a CDS encoding YqhR family membrane protein: MSHLEQRREITNKFVFALEIGFFAGLIWGGIQWIFYYFNFTVVPIGFLAEPFFKHAYIYKIQGHFIGWLFFIVFSLIASIIYTYLFRKLKGPIPGLIYGIAWWVILFVWIGPWTGMMKPLNQLTWDSIFSEVCLFLLWGLFIGYSIAMEFTDERKRDTQMG; encoded by the coding sequence ATGAGTCACTTAGAACAGCGCAGAGAGATTACTAATAAATTTGTATTTGCGTTGGAAATCGGTTTTTTTGCAGGGTTGATCTGGGGAGGTATTCAGTGGATATTTTACTACTTTAACTTTACTGTCGTACCGATAGGTTTTCTGGCAGAGCCTTTTTTCAAGCATGCTTATATTTATAAAATACAGGGACATTTTATCGGGTGGCTGTTTTTCATCGTTTTTTCACTGATTGCATCTATCATATATACGTACCTGTTCCGCAAGCTGAAGGGGCCCATACCCGGTCTGATCTATGGGATCGCCTGGTGGGTCATTCTCTTCGTATGGATTGGTCCCTGGACAGGGATGATGAAGCCTCTAAACCAGCTGACCTGGGATTCCATCTTTAGCGAAGTCTGTTTGTTCCTGCTGTGGGGATTGTTCATCGGTTACAGCATCGCAATGGAGTTTACGGATGAACGTAAAAGAGACACCCAGATGGGCTGA
- a CDS encoding DUF1385 domain-containing protein produces the protein MPQESKRVAYGGQAVIEGVMFGGKHVNVTAVRRKNQEITFLEVPKQDKSWVTKLRKVPFLRGIVSLIDSSAKGTKHLNYSADAYADDELTPEERAKYQENEDSGWSLSMIIGVAAVGILSFVFGKVVLTAVPVFIEEFLFGSLAISQFGHTFIEGIIKILLVFAYLYFLSMTPTIKRLFQYHGAEHKVISAYEAGAELTPESVQKFSRLHYRCGSSFLVLSVIVGVLVYSVFSIPFPYDNVWERVGQRLMLLPIVLGVSFEVLKFTNAVRDIPVLRFLGYPGLWLQLLTTKEPTNEQVEVSIASFNRMRELDAEFEKSPATFSVTSGNLDPVKG, from the coding sequence TTGCCTCAAGAATCAAAAAGAGTGGCTTATGGCGGTCAAGCCGTAATTGAAGGGGTCATGTTCGGCGGGAAGCATGTGAATGTCACTGCAGTACGTCGTAAAAACCAAGAAATCACTTTTCTTGAAGTGCCTAAACAGGATAAATCCTGGGTCACCAAATTACGTAAGGTCCCTTTTCTACGCGGGATTGTAAGTCTGATAGACTCCAGCGCCAAGGGAACGAAGCATTTAAATTACTCGGCAGATGCTTATGCTGACGACGAGCTGACACCAGAAGAACGTGCGAAGTATCAAGAGAATGAAGATTCAGGCTGGAGTCTGTCGATGATTATCGGCGTTGCTGCCGTAGGTATCCTATCCTTTGTATTTGGCAAAGTGGTGTTGACGGCGGTACCGGTATTCATAGAGGAATTTCTATTCGGCAGCCTGGCGATCAGCCAGTTCGGTCATACTTTCATTGAAGGAATTATTAAGATCCTGCTTGTCTTTGCTTACCTGTACTTCTTATCCATGACACCAACCATCAAGCGATTGTTTCAATATCATGGTGCAGAGCATAAGGTAATAAGTGCTTATGAAGCTGGAGCTGAGCTCACTCCGGAGAGTGTACAGAAATTCAGCCGTCTCCATTACAGATGCGGAAGCAGCTTCCTGGTGCTCAGTGTCATTGTCGGGGTGCTTGTCTATTCTGTATTCTCGATCCCGTTTCCTTACGATAATGTATGGGAGCGTGTAGGACAGCGGCTCATGCTCTTGCCGATCGTACTCGGTGTTTCATTTGAAGTATTAAAGTTTACAAACGCAGTAAGAGACATACCGGTTCTTCGCTTCCTTGGTTATCCGGGCCTGTGGCTTCAGCTTCTTACAACCAAAGAACCAACGAACGAGCAGGTTGAGGTATCGATTGCCTCCTTTAACCGTATGCGTGAGCTTGATGCGGAATTTGAAAAATCACCCGCAACGTTCAGTGTAACTAGCGGTAATCTTGATCCTGTGAAAGGATGA
- a CDS encoding family 10 glycosylhydrolase yields the protein MRKWKQCIALLLVCLLAFQGGSVTFAASTAGITIYLDGEELESDVAPYIVPKVNVTMVPLRVISEGIGASVKWNQASKTVRIQGFGNDLSLTQGKSTAIVNGKTVQLSANVTNTKNRVMVPIRFVSEHLGLIVKWNQSAKTIHLTSTNLWPTDPEIPVVPGEPEDSDMRGAWISTINGDWPKSGSMNNVEKQKSDFIQELDKLESMGINAVFVQLRGAADAIYPSTLVPWNKVLTGTQGVDPGYDPVSFMIEEVHKRGMEFHAWFNPFRANTTADISKNAANHVVNVHPDWIVTAKNQMYINPGIPDARQHIIDAIMEVVNRYDIDGVHLDDYFYPSNVTFNDAAAFKAYNYNNYKDINDWRVDNINRFVQSLGEQIQAVKPGVEYGISPFGVWRNIADDPTGSNTKAGVTAYDDMHADVRTWIQKEWIDYVAPQIYWSMSLQAARYDILVDWWVDEVSGTDVDLYIGHSPYKLGTSEAGWHTANEIINQLKYNEQYEEVDGDIYFSAQYLTKNPLGLIGLLQNYYGK from the coding sequence ATGAGGAAATGGAAACAATGCATCGCATTATTGCTAGTCTGTTTGCTGGCATTTCAAGGGGGCTCTGTGACATTCGCAGCCAGTACGGCAGGAATTACGATTTATTTGGATGGTGAGGAGCTGGAGTCTGACGTTGCGCCTTATATCGTACCCAAAGTCAATGTCACGATGGTGCCGCTTCGTGTAATCAGTGAAGGCATTGGCGCTTCGGTTAAGTGGAATCAGGCGTCCAAAACCGTTCGGATTCAAGGATTTGGCAACGACCTGTCTTTGACCCAAGGGAAGAGCACGGCGATTGTGAACGGAAAAACGGTACAGCTGTCCGCGAATGTGACCAACACCAAAAACCGTGTGATGGTGCCGATTCGTTTTGTCAGCGAGCATCTGGGCCTGATTGTGAAATGGAATCAATCCGCCAAAACGATTCATCTCACCTCTACGAATTTGTGGCCGACAGATCCGGAAATTCCGGTTGTACCTGGAGAACCAGAGGACAGCGATATGAGAGGCGCATGGATCTCCACCATTAATGGAGACTGGCCGAAATCAGGATCTATGAATAATGTGGAGAAGCAGAAGAGTGATTTCATCCAGGAGCTTGATAAGCTGGAGTCTATGGGAATCAATGCGGTATTTGTTCAGCTGAGAGGTGCCGCTGACGCGATCTATCCTTCCACACTGGTTCCATGGAACAAAGTATTGACTGGCACCCAAGGGGTGGATCCAGGGTATGATCCTGTCAGCTTCATGATCGAGGAAGTACATAAACGGGGGATGGAATTCCATGCCTGGTTTAATCCTTTCCGCGCGAATACGACGGCAGACATTAGCAAGAATGCAGCCAATCATGTAGTGAATGTACATCCGGATTGGATCGTAACCGCTAAGAATCAGATGTACATTAATCCGGGTATCCCAGATGCAAGACAGCATATTATTGATGCCATCATGGAAGTGGTGAATCGTTATGACATCGATGGCGTTCATTTGGACGACTATTTCTACCCATCTAATGTCACTTTTAATGATGCAGCTGCCTTCAAAGCGTATAATTACAACAACTATAAAGATATTAATGACTGGCGTGTAGATAATATTAACAGGTTCGTTCAGTCACTGGGGGAACAGATACAAGCTGTGAAGCCTGGAGTCGAGTATGGAATTAGTCCATTTGGCGTGTGGAGAAACATCGCAGATGATCCGACAGGCTCGAATACGAAGGCAGGCGTGACCGCCTATGATGATATGCATGCGGATGTGCGTACTTGGATTCAGAAAGAGTGGATTGATTATGTTGCACCGCAGATTTATTGGAGCATGTCACTCCAAGCGGCAAGATACGATATTCTGGTTGACTGGTGGGTCGATGAGGTGTCAGGGACCGATGTGGATCTGTATATAGGTCACTCACCTTACAAGCTGGGAACATCCGAAGCGGGCTGGCACACCGCAAATGAAATCATTAATCAGCTCAAATATAATGAGCAGTATGAAGAAGTTGATGGCGACATCTACTTTAGTGCACAATACCTGACCAAGAATCCTCTTGGCTTGATCGGTTTACTGCAAAACTATTACGGAAAATGA
- the mntR gene encoding transcriptional regulator MntR: MPTPSMEDYLERIYKLIDEKGYARVSDIAEGLEVHPSSVTKMIQKLDKDEYLIYEKYRGLVLTPKGKKIGKRLMDRHELLEEFLTMIGVKNENIYTDVEGIEHHLSWDSITCIETLVEYFRRDNTRLEDLQNVHKELTNES; this comes from the coding sequence ATGCCAACGCCCAGTATGGAAGATTATTTGGAGCGAATTTACAAGTTAATTGACGAGAAGGGCTATGCGCGTGTATCCGATATAGCTGAGGGACTGGAAGTCCATCCTTCCTCTGTAACCAAGATGATCCAGAAGCTGGATAAAGATGAATATTTAATCTATGAAAAATACCGCGGACTCGTGCTGACGCCAAAAGGCAAAAAGATTGGCAAGCGTCTAATGGACCGTCATGAGCTGCTTGAGGAATTTTTAACGATGATTGGCGTTAAGAATGAGAATATCTATACCGATGTTGAAGGAATTGAGCATCATTTGAGCTGGGATTCCATTACTTGCATCGAAACCCTTGTCGAATATTTTCGCAGAGACAACACCCGACTAGAGGATTTACAGAATGTTCATAAAGAACTGACCAACGAATCATAG
- the splB gene encoding spore photoproduct lyase, whose protein sequence is MTILVPEKPKRKLKPTAPFVPDLVYFEPQALEYEKGKRIMEWVKANNIEYRMTTSHNRITNLPGETDQEKYRIAKRTLVVGLRKTLKFDQSKPSAEYAIPISTGCMGHCHYCYLQTTLGSKPYIRVYVNTEDILHAAKDYIEERKPEITRFEAACTSDPVGLEHITGSLGDLIRFMADEEFGRLRFVTKYHHVDPLLNIKHNGHTRIRFSVNAEYVIKNFEPATSRFEERIEAAGKIAHAGYPLGFIIAPIIWYDGWEEGYSELLERLKENLPQEATKDLTFEMIQHRFTKTAKNVIEQRYPKSKLEMDIAKRETKWGKWGQYKYVYPKDQQQALREFITERIFDAFPQAKIEYFT, encoded by the coding sequence ATGACAATACTCGTTCCGGAAAAGCCTAAACGCAAGCTTAAGCCAACAGCTCCCTTTGTTCCTGATTTAGTTTATTTTGAACCACAGGCATTGGAATATGAAAAAGGCAAACGCATTATGGAATGGGTTAAAGCGAATAATATTGAATATCGTATGACCACTTCGCACAACCGAATTACGAACTTGCCGGGAGAGACAGATCAGGAGAAATACCGTATAGCCAAAAGAACGCTCGTGGTGGGCCTTCGCAAAACGCTTAAATTCGATCAGTCCAAGCCCTCTGCCGAATATGCGATTCCGATATCTACAGGATGTATGGGACACTGTCACTACTGCTATCTGCAGACCACGCTTGGCAGCAAACCTTATATTCGTGTCTATGTAAACACGGAGGACATTCTGCATGCAGCGAAGGATTACATTGAAGAGCGCAAGCCGGAGATCACCCGGTTTGAGGCTGCTTGTACTTCTGACCCTGTCGGGCTCGAACATATTACTGGGAGCCTCGGTGATCTCATTCGCTTTATGGCGGATGAAGAGTTTGGACGACTTCGGTTCGTTACCAAGTATCATCATGTAGATCCTCTGCTGAACATCAAGCATAACGGCCATACGCGCATTCGATTTAGTGTAAATGCTGAATATGTAATTAAAAATTTTGAGCCTGCCACCTCCCGCTTCGAGGAACGTATAGAAGCCGCAGGAAAAATCGCTCACGCCGGATATCCCCTCGGTTTTATTATCGCTCCGATCATTTGGTACGACGGGTGGGAAGAGGGCTATAGCGAGCTGCTGGAAAGGCTTAAAGAAAATCTTCCACAGGAAGCAACCAAAGATTTGACTTTTGAGATGATTCAGCACCGCTTTACCAAGACGGCCAAAAATGTGATTGAACAGCGCTATCCCAAATCCAAGCTGGAAATGGATATAGCGAAACGTGAGACCAAATGGGGAAAATGGGGACAATATAAATATGTATACCCTAAAGATCAGCAGCAGGCACTCCGTGAATTTATTACGGAACGTATCTTCGATGCTTTTCCACAAGCTAAAATTGAATATTTCACCTAA
- a CDS encoding cytochrome c biogenesis CcdA family protein — protein sequence MPDVNVLLAFLAGVASFLSPCSLPLYPSYLSYITGLSVQQLKHEQNKREVRMRTLSHTLAFILGFSVVFYTLGLGAGIFGEFFHEYKDLIRMLSAILIMVMGLFLIGLFQPQLLMKERKLDVKWKPAGYLGSFIFGIGFSAGWSPCIGPILTAIIAIAATEPGTWVTLITGYTIGFALPFFLLAFFVGTTRFISKYSGVLMKVGGSVMVLMGILLFTDRMTQITIWLQRITPEWMIF from the coding sequence ATGCCTGATGTGAACGTATTATTAGCCTTCTTGGCAGGGGTTGCTTCCTTCTTATCACCCTGCAGTCTGCCGCTGTATCCGTCCTATCTGTCCTACATAACCGGTTTATCCGTGCAGCAGCTTAAGCACGAGCAGAATAAGCGCGAGGTCCGTATGCGCACGTTAAGCCATACTCTAGCTTTTATCCTGGGCTTTTCCGTCGTATTCTACACACTCGGACTTGGCGCAGGCATCTTTGGAGAATTTTTTCACGAATACAAGGACCTCATTCGAATGCTGTCAGCAATACTTATTATGGTCATGGGCTTATTTCTCATTGGGCTCTTTCAGCCGCAGCTATTGATGAAGGAAAGAAAGCTTGATGTCAAATGGAAGCCGGCTGGCTACCTTGGCTCTTTTATTTTTGGCATTGGCTTTTCTGCTGGCTGGTCTCCTTGCATCGGACCTATTCTTACCGCAATCATCGCGATTGCAGCAACCGAGCCGGGAACCTGGGTTACGCTTATTACAGGCTATACTATAGGATTCGCACTTCCCTTTTTCTTGCTGGCATTCTTTGTTGGAACGACGAGATTTATCAGTAAATATTCAGGTGTACTAATGAAGGTCGGGGGTAGTGTTATGGTTCTGATGGGCATATTGCTCTTTACAGACCGAATGACACAAATTACGATTTGGCTGCAACGAATTACACCGGAATGGATGATATTCTAA
- a CDS encoding metal ABC transporter permease, giving the protein MEILTSEFFQRALAGGILIGITAPLIGLFLVLRRLSMIGDTLSHVTIAGVALGFLLGVYPIAVGLVFAVLASFAIEKLRKAYKSYAELSIAIIMSGGVALASLFFTLGKGYNGDVMSYLFGSIYTLDMTDLTVVGIVTVIVIAVVSIFHKEFFLLSFEEDAAAVTGLPTKLLNMLLTVMTALVISTAIKIVGALLVSALLTIPVAVSLLIARSFRSSIILSVIISEIAVIAGLIIAGVWNLAPGATIVLLLIAMLIVIMLGKKGIRA; this is encoded by the coding sequence TTGGAAATATTAACGAGTGAATTTTTTCAGCGGGCGCTGGCTGGCGGGATACTGATCGGTATCACAGCCCCGCTGATTGGTTTGTTTCTTGTGCTTCGCAGATTATCGATGATCGGGGACACCTTGTCGCATGTAACCATTGCGGGGGTGGCCCTTGGCTTTTTGCTGGGGGTATATCCGATTGCGGTTGGACTTGTCTTTGCGGTCTTAGCCTCATTTGCCATAGAGAAGCTGCGTAAAGCCTACAAGAGTTATGCTGAATTATCGATCGCCATTATTATGTCCGGGGGAGTAGCGCTGGCTTCTTTATTCTTTACTCTTGGTAAAGGCTATAATGGGGACGTAATGAGTTATTTGTTTGGTAGTATATATACATTGGATATGACGGATTTGACGGTTGTTGGAATCGTAACGGTTATTGTTATTGCTGTAGTGTCTATTTTTCATAAGGAGTTCTTCCTTCTAAGCTTTGAGGAGGATGCCGCTGCCGTTACCGGACTTCCTACAAAATTGTTGAACATGCTGCTTACCGTGATGACAGCACTGGTAATCAGTACAGCTATTAAGATCGTCGGAGCGCTGCTTGTCTCGGCACTGCTGACCATACCGGTTGCCGTCAGTCTCTTGATTGCGAGAAGCTTCAGATCTTCCATTATATTATCTGTCATTATTTCGGAAATTGCCGTTATTGCAGGACTTATCATTGCAGGGGTATGGAATCTCGCTCCTGGAGCAACGATTGTTCTCTTGCTTATTGCGATGCTTATTGTCATTATGCTTGGTAAAAAAGGAATTCGGGCTTAA
- a CDS encoding metal ABC transporter ATP-binding protein: protein MQPATALCHDPVLELNNLCFSYGEQQVIKDLNLTVKERDFVGVIGSNGAGKTTLMRMLVGLLPQGSGDIRMFGTPIAKFKDWERIGYVPQKNAFNPLFPATVREVVQSGLYNNKNIFRRLSQKHKQQCDDALEVMRIQDLADKRIGQLSGGQQQRTFLARALINRPDLLILDEPTVGIDAETQASFFELITHMHQHHHMTFLMVSHDIDMIEGYLGSEPDQQNGKIKFYVRHSHDLENCAQTDLQHTLL, encoded by the coding sequence ATGCAACCAGCTACAGCACTATGCCATGATCCAGTCCTTGAGCTTAACAATCTATGTTTTTCTTACGGTGAACAACAGGTAATTAAGGATCTGAATCTTACCGTGAAAGAACGAGATTTCGTAGGAGTGATTGGTTCGAATGGAGCGGGAAAAACGACGCTGATGCGAATGCTTGTTGGACTGCTGCCCCAAGGATCCGGTGATATTCGGATGTTTGGTACACCGATCGCCAAATTTAAGGACTGGGAACGAATTGGATATGTACCGCAAAAAAATGCCTTTAATCCACTGTTTCCGGCTACAGTAAGAGAAGTCGTACAGTCTGGGCTGTACAACAACAAAAACATATTCCGCAGATTGAGTCAGAAGCATAAGCAGCAATGCGATGATGCGCTTGAAGTCATGCGGATTCAGGATTTGGCTGATAAGAGAATTGGCCAATTGTCTGGCGGTCAACAGCAGCGTACTTTTTTGGCCCGGGCGCTCATTAACCGTCCAGATTTGCTCATTCTTGATGAACCTACAGTAGGTATTGATGCGGAGACGCAGGCAAGCTTCTTCGAGCTGATCACGCATATGCATCAGCATCATCATATGACCTTCTTAATGGTATCGCATGATATCGATATGATTGAAGGTTATCTCGGAAGTGAGCCGGATCAGCAGAACGGCAAGATCAAGTTCTATGTTCGCCATTCACATGATCTGGAGAACTGTGCTCAGACTGATTTACAGCATACATTGTTATAA
- a CDS encoding metal ABC transporter substrate-binding protein, with protein sequence MKYSLTGKKVRNMAGGVLLSAIMLFTAACGNDSNGSSQGQIEEDKFNVVTSFYPIYEFAKTIGGEDANVINLQPAGVDPHSWTPRSQDIVNTSNAGLFLYNGAGLEGWVPNFLKGLDSDSNVKSVEVSEGIELIDSEGHTHDHAAEEAADEHAHEGEEHAHEEEHAHEGEESHEEEHAHEEEAPASDDGHNHGSTDPHTWISPKSALIMAENIKDSLVEADPEHQAGYEERYEGLKQELEDLDAKFTEELAKVPNKEIVVSHQAFGYLARDYGLTQHSIMGLSPDAEPTGQDIVKLANLVEEEGIKYIFFEELVSDKLAKTLASEAGVQTMVLNPVEGLTEEQLQNGETYFTQMEKNLQNLITALK encoded by the coding sequence ATGAAATATAGTTTGACTGGAAAAAAAGTGCGGAATATGGCCGGGGGAGTATTACTTAGCGCTATCATGTTATTTACAGCCGCTTGTGGCAATGATTCAAACGGCAGCTCTCAAGGGCAGATTGAGGAAGATAAGTTCAACGTCGTTACGAGTTTTTATCCAATATATGAATTTGCTAAGACGATAGGCGGGGAAGATGCGAATGTAATCAATTTGCAGCCAGCAGGAGTAGATCCTCATAGCTGGACTCCACGCAGTCAGGATATCGTCAATACATCCAATGCAGGACTGTTTCTGTACAATGGTGCAGGACTTGAAGGATGGGTACCCAACTTCTTGAAGGGACTCGACAGCGATTCTAATGTGAAATCTGTAGAAGTAAGCGAAGGGATCGAGCTGATCGATTCAGAAGGTCATACCCATGATCATGCAGCAGAGGAAGCTGCTGATGAGCATGCCCATGAAGGCGAGGAGCACGCTCATGAAGAAGAGCATGCACATGAAGGTGAAGAATCTCATGAAGAGGAGCACGCTCATGAAGAAGAAGCTCCAGCTTCAGATGATGGTCATAATCATGGTTCCACCGATCCTCATACTTGGATAAGCCCCAAATCAGCTCTGATCATGGCAGAAAATATTAAGGACAGCCTAGTTGAAGCAGATCCTGAGCACCAAGCAGGTTATGAAGAACGCTATGAGGGTCTTAAACAGGAGCTAGAGGATCTGGATGCCAAATTTACAGAGGAGCTCGCAAAAGTACCCAATAAAGAGATTGTAGTATCTCATCAAGCATTTGGTTATCTTGCACGAGATTACGGACTGACTCAGCATTCGATCATGGGGTTATCTCCTGATGCAGAGCCAACGGGACAGGACATTGTGAAGCTAGCTAATCTCGTTGAAGAAGAAGGAATTAAATATATCTTTTTTGAAGAGCTGGTATCGGATAAGCTGGCCAAGACACTTGCTTCAGAAGCGGGTGTACAAACGATGGTACTCAATCCGGTTGAAGGATTGACTGAAGAGCAGCTGCAGAACGGAGAAACTTATTTTACTCAAATGGAGAAAAATTTACAAAATTTAATCACCGCTTTAAAATAA